Within Runella rosea, the genomic segment AATTCTGGAAATTACCAACGCGCAAGCCACCCGCGAAAACGTCATTAACGGCTTCAAAAACCACCTCACCCAAGCCAAAGAAGGCGATGTGGCGCTGGTGTTTTACTCGGGGCATGGCTCCTATGGCGTAACTGCCCACGAGTTTCAGAAATTTAGCACCGACCAACAGGAGCAAACTTGGGTATTGTACGATAGCCGGGAGTCTGGCAAATATGACTTGGCTGATAAGGAAATTGCTTTATTGTTGGAGAAGGTAGGCCAACGAAAGCCGCATTTGGTTGTTATTGCTGATTCGTGTCATTCGGGTTCCATCACACGAGATGTTGCTGAATTTCAGCAAATGCAACCTCGTTTTACTTCGGGTACTACCGAGCCGCGACCGTTGAAAACTTATTTGGATGGGGCTTATACCCAACGTCCGGATTTGATAATTCCAAACACCAACCACTTATTAATCGCAGCTTGCGACCGTAAAGAACGAGCGTGGGAAGCCGATGGGCACGGGCAATTTACGAAAGCATTGTTAAACGTGTTAGAGAAAAACGGCGGGCAGATTCAATACGCAGATTTGTTTGTGCAAGTACGGGCAGCCATTAAAAGTGAAACCCCAAATCAAACCCCGCAGCTTGAAACGATTGGGAGTGTCAGTGCACGACAGGGCTTCTTGGGACGAAAAGTATCCGCAGGGCTTCTGTCGCGTTACCGAGTACATTTTGAAGGAGGGAAGTGGTTGATAGATATAGGTACAGGGATGGGGTTAGATCAGAGTGTCATGAATCAAAATCCTGAAATTCAATTGTTTGAGAGTGTAGTCGATGGAGTGCTTGTAGGCAAAGTGCGGCTCACGGCGATTAACATTACAACAAGTACGTTAGAAATCACTGAAGGAGAGCCAGAGGAAGACAAAACATATTGGGGCGAACCAACAAACTTGTCCATAAAGCCTTTCTATGTGTATGCCGATCAGGAAGTTACTAACTTGGTTCAAGCGGCTTTTGACGCAGTGAAAGAATCAGGGCTTATCTTAAGTCAGGAAGCCAAAGCGTGTCGTTTTAAACTTGTGCTTGAGAATAACACTCTGTACATTGTTGACCTCACCGCCCAAATAAGAGTGCAGGGAGTGGAAGGGACGACCCTTGAGTCGGCTCAACAATTGGTGGAAATACTTCAGAGTTTAGGGCGTTGGAATCGTTTGTTGGAGCTGCAAAACCCCGACACAGAACTCGACGAATCGAAGCTTGATTTTGTGCTGAAAGTAAAAAAAGGTAGTGAAGAATACCTTTGTTCTGATGCAGTAGTGACATTGGAGTATGACGCTAAACCGATTTCTTTTGAGGCTTTTTTTGCGAACAATACCCACCAAAGTCTCTACGTGGCTTTGCTACACCAATCACGAAACTATGGCATACAGGTACTCAAAAACGACTCCCAAGCGATAGAGGCAGATACTGCATTGACCTTGGTCAAAAATACATTTACGCTGAACCCGAAAAACAACGAGGAAATCGACACCCTCAAGTTATTGATTTCCACCAATCTTATTGACAGTTCGCTGCTTTCTCAAAAGGATTTAGTGTTAGGAAAAGTGTGGAAAGCGGGAGGTAACGACAAAGGCTTAGGTTCAACAAGAGGTATCAACGAGCTGCCTCAATCCGATTGGTTGACTAAAACTATTACTGTGCGTATTGTTCGAAAGGGGAAAGAAATCGCTGGCGAAATGCCCATTGTGGTAGGTAAAGGCATCGAAATACAAACGCATTCGTCGTTTCGAGGGAATGTGAATTGGGCGTCGCTGTTGCCCAAAACACGGAGTGTCACTGAATTGGCCATTCAAAATGAATACTTTCTCACGAATCCCTATTACCAACTTGTTTCATTGGAGGAAGGAACCAAAGGAACTGACGATAAACATATTTTGGAAATCGGAGACATTCAAAACTCGACAATTCTCCAAAATGAACCCTTGGTTGTGACAGTAAAGCTGCAGGAGGGAGACGACATAACATTGCCGCTGTTTTTTGACGGACAGGACTTTTTGCCTTTGGGTAAAGCAACGTTGGACGAACATGGAAACTTCCGCTTTGAAATTACCCAAATCCCTGACGAAAAAGGCGAAGCCAAAACCCGCAGTTTAGGCTCTGCCTTGCGTATGGTATTTGTCAAATTTGCCAATAAAATCGGTTTGGGCGGCGAGACGCAATTGTTGCGTTGGGTAGATTATGAAGACGATGCTAAGCGGAAATCGGAAGACTTGGAAAAGAAAATAGCCGAGGCGAACAAAGTATTGTTGCTCGTGCATGGCATCATCGGCGATACCGAAGAAATGGCTAAAACCTTCCGCATAGCCCGTGACAAAGGTTATGATCTGGTACTGACCTACGACTACGAAAACCTCAATACCCCCATTGAAGAAAACGCCCGTATTCTGAAAGAAAAACTGCTGAAAGCTGGCTTTGGCAAAGTCGATGGCAAAGAACTGGTGTTGGTGGTTCATTCGATGGGCGGGCTCGTGTCGCGTTACATGATTGAGCGCTTGGGTGGAGATGAATTTGTGGACAAGCTCATTATGGCAGGTACGCCCAACGGCGGCAGCAAGTTTGGCGATGTGCCCGGCTACGTCAATTGGGCCTCCGTGTTGCTGGGACTGGGTACAAAAATTTTCCCACCCCAAATAGGAGCCGTAACGGGCTTTTTATCCGGTTTTTTGAAGGGGACAAATGCCGTATTATTCAAAGCATTGAGTCAAATGAGTTCCGATGATGAATTTATCAAAGGCCTCAATGCTGGCAACCCACCCCCGATTTCTTATGTGGTGTTTGGAGGGGATTTGAATACCTACCTGACTGCTAACGATGGCATTGCACTGATGGAAAAAGCGGTAGCGCAGATAGGAGGGTGGGTCTATAAAAATGAGAAAAATGATATTGCGGTGAGCATAGAAAACATTTTTAAGGTACGCAACACACCCACCTATGAGCTCCCCTGTCATCACCTCAATTATTTTGCCGTGTCGGATTCCATAAAGGCGCTGAAGGAAGCATTATAAATAGACGCACTATGGGAGGTATGCGCGGGTAAAGCGAGGCAATGTGAAATATTTGTTGGATAAAAAGGCCACGAGTATTTATTAGCAGAGACATTAGAGGAAATAAATATTTCTACTACTGCTTTAGATTTACATGGCAAACAATTGACCAAGATTCGTCCCAGTATTTTTCAACAACCTAAGTTACAAATACTGCTACTGTATGGGAATGAACTTACTTCTGTACCGTCTGAACTGGGTAATCTAATTAATTTGCAAACGCTAGATTTGAGTTATACCCCCCTGAGGAGTCTTCCTGCCGAGTTGGGTAAGCTGACGAAGTTGCAAAAACTGTATTTGAGTAGTTGTCCAATACCCGAAAAAGAAAAACAGAAAATTAAAAGTTGGTTACCTAATTGTAAAATAGAATTTTAGTGGCAAAGCCGGGAGAGCCCTTTGTTTTGTAAAAAGTATAAAATACCTCAGCTCCGGCGAGCTATCTTTGATTCTTTACATAGTTTTTGGGGTTAATAAGGAAACGCCCGGTATGGAAAAAGTGGTGGCACAGGTAGGAGAGCGGATTTGCTTTTAACCTTTATGTCAATTACCTTGTTCAACGAAATTTGCTTTTAAACCCAATACCCTCAATGTCAACCCTTTTGCTTACGTTTGCCAATAGCGAAATCAATCGTTTGCTTACACTTACCAAGGAATGTGAAGGAGTAAATGAGGCCTTGCAAAAACGGTTTGCCCAGGGAGATTTTGTGGTCATTGATGAACCTTTGGCCACGCGAAAAAAGATCATTGATCTCATTCAGGCGCACAAAGACAACATCAGTCTGTTCCTGTTCAGCGGTCATGCCGGGCGCGACCAACTGCTACTGGAAGATGGCGAGGGGCACGCCGAGGGAATTGCCGGGATGCTCGGACACTGCCCCAATCTCAAATTGGTGATTTTGAACGGATGCTCTACGGCGGGGCAGGTGAAACTATTGCTTGAACTTGGAATTCCGATGGTCATTGCGACCAGCGCACCCGTGGAGGACGAAACCGCCGTTCAGTTTTCCATTGCCTTTTTTAAAGAGCTGTCCCAAAATCATAATTCTGTTAATAAAGCTTTTTCCATCGCCCTTGCCGCCGCAAAAGTGTATGGCACCATGGATAGGGTGGAGATCACTAAGCGGGGCTTGGAGATTGATGAAGTGGACCAACCCCTGTGGGGGCTTTACTACGGAGCGCCGTACGAATCACTGCTGGATACGTGGCGATTGCCCGAACGAGCCGTTACGGACAGTGTTCCCAATCAATACCTTCGGGAAGCGATTACCGGTATATTTGAAGAACAACTCAGGAATACTGAGGAGAGTGCCAATCCGCAGGATATTGTGCTGAAACGTCTGCCTTACCTCATCAGCGAACCGATTCGAAAACTGTTGGCCCCGAGGGATGCCTCCGCTCAGGTTTTTTATGACAGCCCTTCCGAAGACCGCGCCGCGATGTTGCTGTATGCCTATCGGAGTCTGATCAACTTTCTGACCTTTAGCCTGTTGGGGCAGTTGTGGAAAGAAAAACTCAGACAGCCGGCGTTAGACCTTTCCGGTCTTACCGAAACGCTGAAAAAATGGATGGTGGAAGAGTATAACCAAGAATCGAAACGCTCGCTTTTGCCGCTCTACAACCAACTGATTGAGTTGATGAGAGTCAATAATATTCCTTTTTTCTTTGATGAGTTAGACGACGCATTGCTGAAATTGAATGAACCGGATTTTGCTGGATCCATTTCCTTTTTGGAGGAAAAATTGGCGGCTACTACCTCCCGGAATCAACAATACCTCCCTCTCCTGTGCGATGAATTGGAACAGCACGTGGCGGTTTTACTTTATTACTACGGGTTTTTGGTGCATTATTCGCTTACCTCCGTCAAAGACATTGAAGTCCTGTTTTACATGCACGAGTTGGAGGCTCGGTATGAGCATAAGGTGGTGAGGCTACAGCAGCAGGTTACGGCCCTGGAAGACAGTACCGAAATGAGTACCGTTTACTACAAAACCGCCAGTATCTTACTTCGCCGTACCAATGATAAAACGCGGTACCTGTATCTGTCTCCGTTTCTTATTGACGAAAATGCGTATACCAAAACGACGAAAGCCAACCTGCGCTACTTTGCTTCGTTTAGCCGCACCGGCAAACAGTTTTTCTTTAAGCACGTCTCTAAACCTGGAGACGTATTGGAAATCAAGAAAAAGTACGTGAGTCCATTGGAAAGGATCAAAGGGATAAAATCGGACGAGAACGATTACTATCAGTTGATCAATGAACAGTTTGGAGCCTTTTGTAAAACCGTACTTGGCCAATCTCTTGACACCCTATGAAAAGCCCCTTCAAGTTTTTAGATCCGTTTACGCTATCTGACCGCGACGCGTTTTTCGGTCGCGACAAAGAGATAAAAGAGCTCTACAAATTGGTATTCAAAACCCCCCTGCTGTTGATCTATGGGTTGTCGGGTACGGGCAAAACGAGCCTGATCCAGTGCGGTCTGGCGAGTCAATTCGACGGCCCGGATTGGCTTCCTCTCTGGATACGGCGGCAAACCAATCTCAACGAATCGTTGGCTGGCGCTTTAAAACGGGTATTGCCCAGCGCGGAGGGAGAGATTCCTGCCCAAATCTCGCAACTTTACCGGCATTATTTACGTCCTGTTTTTCTGATCTTCGACCAATTTGAAGAACTCTTTATTTTGGGAAAACCCGAGGAGCGCGACCAATTTGTAAACACCCTTAAAACCATTTTGGATGACGAACTGCCTTGTACCATCCTGCTGATGATGCGGGAAGAGTACGTGGGACAACTGTATCCGTTTGAAAAAGCCATTCCCAATTTGTTTGATTTTCGGATGCGCGTGGAGCCGATGGACACGGCCAACGTAAAAACAGTTTTACGCGATTCGTTTCAAAAATTCAATATTTCTATTGGAAATCCACCACAGGAGGAACGACTGGACGAGATCATCCAGAACGTAAGCTTGGGTCGTTCGGGCATAGAACTGCCCTATTTGCAGGTATATTTAGACCTGCTGTACCGCGAAGATTTTGCCCGTACTTCTTCCGGGCAAAACGTCATAGAGGATCAGTGGCCAAGGCTGGAGTTTACCCGGGAAGAAATAAGGGACTTCGGCACGATTACCAACGTACTTGAAAAGTTTTTGAAAGAACAACAGGAAAGGATTCTGGCTCAATTGATGAAACAGGACCCCGGCATTCCGGAGAGTACAGTAAAGTTGGTTTTGGATGGATTTGTGACCGACGAAGGCACTAAGCGGCCTATTAGCTACGGGCGCCAAGACGGGCTGCGGATACCCGATAAGGCCCAAATGAAGTATTTCCCCCCCCTTTCAGCGCCCATTTTAAGCAGCTGTTTGAAAGAACTGGAAGCGGCAAAAATCCTTCGTTCAGACGATGACAACATTGAATTGGCTCACGACAGCCTGGCGCATATCATTGACCAAAGCCGCACGGACGAACAAAGACAACTGAACAACATAAAGGTGTTGATCCGTTCATTGTTAGCTAATCTGTCAAAAACAAACGAATACATGACCCGCAAGCAGCTTGTGATGTTTGAGAATAGTTATCCAAAGCTGAATGAAGAAGAAAAACTGTTTTTTGAAAAAAGCAAGCAGTACCGAGATAACGAAGAAAAAGAAGCCTTGGATAGAGAAAAAAAGCGAAATGAAGAATTACAAGTAGCACTTAATGAGGCGCAGGCCGCTAAACAGGTAGCCGAAACCGAACGTATAAAAGCCAATGAGGAAAAAACAAGGGCCGAGAAAAATGCCCTGAAGGCGAAAAGATTTTCGTATGCAGCCTTTGCAAGTTTACTTATTGTAGTGATAGTAGGATATTTGCTATATATAGCAGAAGAAGTTAGAGTTAAAAATGAACAAGAAAAAATAGCGAATCAGCAAAAAATGAAGCTTGATAGCATGAAAATTCAGCAAACACAACTTGAAAATTTAGCTAATATAAAAAAAGCGGAAGAGAATTCAGTTTCTCTTAAAGAAAACCAAATCAGTGTCTTGCTTGGGAAAGCGATAAATTTTAAACGGGCAGAGGTTAGGGATGAAATGAAAATCTGTCTGGATTCAGCTCGCACTATTATTGAGATTCACATAAAGGATAATCATAAAAAGAATTCTCTCCTAAAGGAAATAGCTAAAATTGAAAAATAAAAATCCTGCAACTATGAAATTTGTATTTACACTCAGTATTTGTTTGGGGTTTTCTATGTTTTTGTTTGCTCAATCCTCTGATTGTTATCAAAAAACAATCAAAAGCGGTATTGCTAAAAAAAAAGCAGGAGATTTTAAAGGTGCTCTCAATTTATTTATTGCCGCGCGTAGTTGTGATCCTAAAAAGATTGTGGAAATAGATAATGAAATTGATAATTTATTTGAGGTAATTTTAAAATTAAAGAAAGAGGCTAAAGACAATGCAGATAAACTGATAATAAAAAATGGGGAATTAATTGAAACTCTCAGAAAATTAAAGGTTGCCAATGATTCAGTAAGAACAGTAGTTAGAGACTTACAGAATACACTAACCCGGGTGGAAGAAGAGCAAGATAAAAATGAACGCATTATTAATTCATTCTACTTTTATGATAATCGTTTTGGGTTGGTGGTACAAAAAAAAGGCCCAATTGATGAAATAAAATACGGCTATATTGACAAAGAGGGGGAATTAAAGATTGACTACCTCTATGACGAAGCAACACCCTTTGATGAGTATGACGGCTACGCACTAGTAAAACGAATAAATAATGAATATCTATTAGATACGTTAAAACAAGAATACCAGTTAAGTAGTGATATTGACAATCTGGATAAAAATACAAATGCCTTGGACCTGCGAAATAATCAGTTTAGTGCTATTCCACCTATTGTATTCGATCAATCGCAGTTAAAGATATTACTTTTAAACAGAAATTATTTGCCCGTTTTGGATGGTCGAATCGGAAATCTAACGGCATTGCAACACTTGGATTTGGGCAGTACAACTCTTAAAACCTTACCGCAGGAAATTGAAAAGTTGAAATCTTTAAAACGTTTGAACTTAGGAAATAATACAGATTTAAGTCTGCCTGAGCAAATTTGGCGCTTAAAACAACTTCAGCATTTGGATTTGAGCGGGGTACGACTTAAAAACCTGCCAAATGAAATCGGACAACTAACGAACCTTAGCCATTTGGACTTAGGAGTTACAGGGTTAAAAAGCCTGCCTGAACAAATCGGTCAATTAAGAAAATTAAAACACCTGGATTTGAAAAATGACAGTATCAGCAGTTTACCAAAAAAAATAGGGGAACTAAAAGAATTGCAATTTTTAAACCTTTCCAATAACAGCGGCCTTACTGGTTTGCCGCCCGAAATTGGAGCATTGGAAAATTTAAGAACGTTGGATTTAAGCGGAACAAACATAAGCAGCATTCCGGCAGATATAGGTAAACTTAAAAACCTTCAGGTACTATATGTCATCAGTGTCAACCTGGGGGAAGTTCCTGAGCAGATCACTGAATTGAAGAACTTGCAGGGGTTAAATTTAAATAATGGGGGTTTTAGTAAACTGTCTCCAAAATTAGGCCAATTGAAAAAACTGCAGTTTTTGGCCTTGTGTGGCAAAAATCTTACCCTTATTCCTGAGCAGATAAAGCAGTTAACAAGGTTGGAAATTTTGTACTTAGGGAATACGGAGTTGAATAAAATTCCTGAGGAACTATGGGGGTTAAAAAGTTTACAGGTTTTGGATTTAGGGTCTAATAAATTAAATCAAATTTCTTCTAAAATAGGAGAGTTGACATTGTTGCGACGATTGTATTTAACCAATAATAAACAACTTACAAGCCTACCTGATGAAATTAAAAAGTTGAAAAATTTACAATTGCTGAATTTGAAAGGATGTTCAATACCCTATCAAGAGGTAAATAAAATAAAAAGTTGGCTGCCCAACTGCCAAATAGAGTTTTAGCTGTCACCCCCTCCGCCAATTATCCAATACCACTGCCGCGGCAATTCCCACGTTCAACGATTCTGCCCCGCCAAAGCGCGGAATCGTAATTTTGTGGGTAACGAATTGTTCGACCGCTGGCCCGATACCGTTTGATTCATTGCCCATCACGATATAGCCTGTATCGCCGAATTTGGTTTGGTGGATGTTCTTTCCTTCCAAAAATGTACCGTAAATAGCGGCTCCTTGTTCCTGGCCCCGTACTTTTTCAAAATATACATCTAATTCCGTATAATACCCTCTCACGCGCGTAAAAGAGCCTTTGCTTGCGGCGATGACCTTGGGATTGTACCAGTCGGTGGTGGTTTGTGAACAGATGATTTTGGTGATGCCGTACCAATCGGCAATGCGGATGATGGTGCCGAGGTTGCCGGGGTCACGGATGTCGTCGAGGACGAGCACGTATTCTTTTTTTTCGGCATACAAAAAATCATTGTCTTTCGTTTTTACAACGGCCAAGGCAGCATCGTTGGTTTGCAGGGTACCCGCCCGGGCGAGTTCGTCGGCGGTGGCGATTTCGAGGCGAAAAGGTTGTTTCTCTAATTTTTGCGTATTTTCTTTGTAAAATTGCTCCGTAACCACCACCAATTCGGTCTGAAAATCAGCGGTTAAGAGTTCCAAAACACTTTTGGCACCTTCTACCAAAAAAGCATTGTGTTCCAGTCTGAATTTCTTTAATTGAAGTGAGTGAAGGTATTTTGTGAGATTTTTGGATAACATTTGCGTGATATATCAATTTTCAAAAAGGATTCTGAATGCGTCATAAAGCCATTTTTACAGTTCTGAAAAGATTTTATCCTTCTGCGGGACGTATGGCCGAGTTTTCAAGCTGTAAAGATACGATTCAGTATCACAAACCGAGGCCAGTTGTTGGCTCGGTCTCTTTTTTTAAGGGTGTTTTTTTTGTCGGTTTATGTTTCTTTTTGTCAGCCTGCTCCAACAAAAGTACTCCCAAAAAAGACGAATATCTGCTAGGGAATCAACTTTTTAAAGGCAATTCGGTGGTGAAAACCGAAGCCTTAGAGCCACTTTTGCCGCAACGCCCCAACAAAAAATTTCTCGGAATTCCGGGCGCAACGGTCTCCCTTTGGATTTATCAGGCGTTGGACAAACGATACGACCGCGATACGCAACGCATCAAATTTGATACTCTCAGTCGCTACTATGAGCGGCAGTTTACCCGCTACGCCGACGACTCTCGCAAACTCGCGGCGCTGCGCCGCAAATACAATCGGGTGGTGAATAAATACCGCCTTCGGATTGAAGAGGGAAACTGGGGAATGCGCACGTTTGGAGAAGCGCCCGTTTATTTTTCCGAAAAAAATGCCCGTAATAATGCCGTTAAAATCAAAGGATATTTGGTCAATGAAGGCTACCGTGATGCCAATGTTGAGTTTATAACCGACACCCTTTTCGGCAGGATTCGTACTACTTACAATATTTTCGAAGGAGTGCCTCACGTGTTGAGAAATGTGGATATTTTGACGCACAAAGATGCCGAGATTGACAGTTTATTATCGGCTACAAAAACCGCTTCTTACCTTAAATCTGGTAATAATTTTAAGTATAGCGACGTGGTAAGTGAAATAACCCGGGTAGAGCAATTGATGCGAAACAACGGTTATTTTGGATTTGATCGCAACTACTTGCGGCCTGTACAAAGTGCCACTGGCAAACGAAACGGCGGTTTTTTGGTCGATACGACGGGTCATAACCCCGCCACTGACTCGCTTTTTCACATTGTAGACGTGAAGGGACTACAGATAAATTACCCTCGTAATCACGACAAACATACGCAATACACGTTCAATCCCGTCGGGTTTAGGGTGGAAAGCCTACCCGGAGAGCCTCCTTTTGTGGTGCGCGACACGGCGGTTTATCGGGGTATTCAGTATTCATTTACGCCCAAACATTATTATTCTCCACGAGTACTCAACGAAAAGATCCTGATTCGTCCTGGCAATATTTACCGACAAAAAGATTGGGATGAAACCTCGCGCCAATTGAGTGTTTTGGATCAGTTTCTTTTTATAAATATTGATACCGATACCACCAACGGCAATATCAAAACGCTGATTCGGGTGATTCCGCACGATAAATACCAAGTGACTGGGGAAGGTGGGGTGAATGTAGTGCAGAATTTGCCGGGGCCGTTCTTGAACGGAACGTTTCGGGTACGTAATATTTTTGGACGACTCGAAAACTTTGAAGTGTCGCTTCGGGGAGCTTTGGATGCCAATTTTGGCCTAAACAATAATGCCAATTTGGTACGTACTTTGGAAATGGGGGTCAATACGGCGTTGATTTTTCCCCGATTCTTATTCCCCGGAAAAATGGCGGCTAGCTTTAACCGTAAAACCCCACGTACGATTGTTAGTCTGGGATATAATTATACCAACCGCGATTTTCTCGGGTCTGACCCCGATTTTATCCGGAGTGGTTTTCAGGCGAGTTTGCGGTATAATTGGAAAAAAAGCGAATTTGAATACCTGAGCCTGACTGCCGTCGATTTGAGTATTTTGCAGAGTAAACAAAGCCGTGAGTTTGGTGAATTGTTGGATTCGCTGTACCAATACGGCGGTAATCC encodes:
- a CDS encoding CHAT domain-containing protein, with product MSTLLLTFANSEINRLLTLTKECEGVNEALQKRFAQGDFVVIDEPLATRKKIIDLIQAHKDNISLFLFSGHAGRDQLLLEDGEGHAEGIAGMLGHCPNLKLVILNGCSTAGQVKLLLELGIPMVIATSAPVEDETAVQFSIAFFKELSQNHNSVNKAFSIALAAAKVYGTMDRVEITKRGLEIDEVDQPLWGLYYGAPYESLLDTWRLPERAVTDSVPNQYLREAITGIFEEQLRNTEESANPQDIVLKRLPYLISEPIRKLLAPRDASAQVFYDSPSEDRAAMLLYAYRSLINFLTFSLLGQLWKEKLRQPALDLSGLTETLKKWMVEEYNQESKRSLLPLYNQLIELMRVNNIPFFFDELDDALLKLNEPDFAGSISFLEEKLAATTSRNQQYLPLLCDELEQHVAVLLYYYGFLVHYSLTSVKDIEVLFYMHELEARYEHKVVRLQQQVTALEDSTEMSTVYYKTASILLRRTNDKTRYLYLSPFLIDENAYTKTTKANLRYFASFSRTGKQFFFKHVSKPGDVLEIKKKYVSPLERIKGIKSDENDYYQLINEQFGAFCKTVLGQSLDTL
- a CDS encoding leucine-rich repeat domain-containing protein translates to MKFVFTLSICLGFSMFLFAQSSDCYQKTIKSGIAKKKAGDFKGALNLFIAARSCDPKKIVEIDNEIDNLFEVILKLKKEAKDNADKLIIKNGELIETLRKLKVANDSVRTVVRDLQNTLTRVEEEQDKNERIINSFYFYDNRFGLVVQKKGPIDEIKYGYIDKEGELKIDYLYDEATPFDEYDGYALVKRINNEYLLDTLKQEYQLSSDIDNLDKNTNALDLRNNQFSAIPPIVFDQSQLKILLLNRNYLPVLDGRIGNLTALQHLDLGSTTLKTLPQEIEKLKSLKRLNLGNNTDLSLPEQIWRLKQLQHLDLSGVRLKNLPNEIGQLTNLSHLDLGVTGLKSLPEQIGQLRKLKHLDLKNDSISSLPKKIGELKELQFLNLSNNSGLTGLPPEIGALENLRTLDLSGTNISSIPADIGKLKNLQVLYVISVNLGEVPEQITELKNLQGLNLNNGGFSKLSPKLGQLKKLQFLALCGKNLTLIPEQIKQLTRLEILYLGNTELNKIPEELWGLKSLQVLDLGSNKLNQISSKIGELTLLRRLYLTNNKQLTSLPDEIKKLKNLQLLNLKGCSIPYQEVNKIKSWLPNCQIEF
- a CDS encoding leucine-rich repeat domain-containing protein, whose translation is MSTTALDLHGKQLTKIRPSIFQQPKLQILLLYGNELTSVPSELGNLINLQTLDLSYTPLRSLPAELGKLTKLQKLYLSSCPIPEKEKQKIKSWLPNCKIEF
- a CDS encoding TrmH family RNA methyltransferase; the protein is MLSKNLTKYLHSLQLKKFRLEHNAFLVEGAKSVLELLTADFQTELVVVTEQFYKENTQKLEKQPFRLEIATADELARAGTLQTNDAALAVVKTKDNDFLYAEKKEYVLVLDDIRDPGNLGTIIRIADWYGITKIICSQTTTDWYNPKVIAASKGSFTRVRGYYTELDVYFEKVRGQEQGAAIYGTFLEGKNIHQTKFGDTGYIVMGNESNGIGPAVEQFVTHKITIPRFGGAESLNVGIAAAVVLDNWRRG
- a CDS encoding caspase family protein; protein product: MKLYAMLIGINDYSPNSVRYIRPLQACLNDVANVNAFLKVHYGDLITDEGQILEITNAQATRENVINGFKNHLTQAKEGDVALVFYSGHGSYGVTAHEFQKFSTDQQEQTWVLYDSRESGKYDLADKEIALLLEKVGQRKPHLVVIADSCHSGSITRDVAEFQQMQPRFTSGTTEPRPLKTYLDGAYTQRPDLIIPNTNHLLIAACDRKERAWEADGHGQFTKALLNVLEKNGGQIQYADLFVQVRAAIKSETPNQTPQLETIGSVSARQGFLGRKVSAGLLSRYRVHFEGGKWLIDIGTGMGLDQSVMNQNPEIQLFESVVDGVLVGKVRLTAINITTSTLEITEGEPEEDKTYWGEPTNLSIKPFYVYADQEVTNLVQAAFDAVKESGLILSQEAKACRFKLVLENNTLYIVDLTAQIRVQGVEGTTLESAQQLVEILQSLGRWNRLLELQNPDTELDESKLDFVLKVKKGSEEYLCSDAVVTLEYDAKPISFEAFFANNTHQSLYVALLHQSRNYGIQVLKNDSQAIEADTALTLVKNTFTLNPKNNEEIDTLKLLISTNLIDSSLLSQKDLVLGKVWKAGGNDKGLGSTRGINELPQSDWLTKTITVRIVRKGKEIAGEMPIVVGKGIEIQTHSSFRGNVNWASLLPKTRSVTELAIQNEYFLTNPYYQLVSLEEGTKGTDDKHILEIGDIQNSTILQNEPLVVTVKLQEGDDITLPLFFDGQDFLPLGKATLDEHGNFRFEITQIPDEKGEAKTRSLGSALRMVFVKFANKIGLGGETQLLRWVDYEDDAKRKSEDLEKKIAEANKVLLLVHGIIGDTEEMAKTFRIARDKGYDLVLTYDYENLNTPIEENARILKEKLLKAGFGKVDGKELVLVVHSMGGLVSRYMIERLGGDEFVDKLIMAGTPNGGSKFGDVPGYVNWASVLLGLGTKIFPPQIGAVTGFLSGFLKGTNAVLFKALSQMSSDDEFIKGLNAGNPPPISYVVFGGDLNTYLTANDGIALMEKAVAQIGGWVYKNEKNDIAVSIENIFKVRNTPTYELPCHHLNYFAVSDSIKALKEAL
- a CDS encoding nSTAND1 domain-containing NTPase yields the protein MKSPFKFLDPFTLSDRDAFFGRDKEIKELYKLVFKTPLLLIYGLSGTGKTSLIQCGLASQFDGPDWLPLWIRRQTNLNESLAGALKRVLPSAEGEIPAQISQLYRHYLRPVFLIFDQFEELFILGKPEERDQFVNTLKTILDDELPCTILLMMREEYVGQLYPFEKAIPNLFDFRMRVEPMDTANVKTVLRDSFQKFNISIGNPPQEERLDEIIQNVSLGRSGIELPYLQVYLDLLYREDFARTSSGQNVIEDQWPRLEFTREEIRDFGTITNVLEKFLKEQQERILAQLMKQDPGIPESTVKLVLDGFVTDEGTKRPISYGRQDGLRIPDKAQMKYFPPLSAPILSSCLKELEAAKILRSDDDNIELAHDSLAHIIDQSRTDEQRQLNNIKVLIRSLLANLSKTNEYMTRKQLVMFENSYPKLNEEEKLFFEKSKQYRDNEEKEALDREKKRNEELQVALNEAQAAKQVAETERIKANEEKTRAEKNALKAKRFSYAAFASLLIVVIVGYLLYIAEEVRVKNEQEKIANQQKMKLDSMKIQQTQLENLANIKKAEENSVSLKENQISVLLGKAINFKRAEVRDEMKICLDSARTIIEIHIKDNHKKNSLLKEIAKIEK